The proteins below come from a single Streptomyces tubercidicus genomic window:
- a CDS encoding mobile element transfer protein, with translation MPARDHFHSVMRIGPVQIGTYRDRYGRTKHAAVCTADRCGWSADFSSRSAAQLAARTHRCTVR, from the coding sequence ATGCCCGCCCGCGACCACTTCCACTCCGTCATGCGGATCGGCCCCGTACAGATCGGCACCTACCGCGACCGCTACGGCCGCACCAAGCACGCCGCCGTCTGCACCGCCGACCGCTGCGGCTGGTCCGCCGACTTCTCCAGCCGCTCGGCCGCCCAGCTCGCCGCCCGCACCCACCGCTGCACCGTCCGCTGA
- a CDS encoding FtsK/SpoIIIE domain-containing protein, with translation MARLSVVLLLVVATALVLRWRRPAWYWMTFGVVLAALRVLVRYVSVMDACGLTVPPPRWRLALARMANRPAPESRAPRILRLRPTRTGLVLRLKLRPGQDVFDVSSATDRLRHSFGMYGVTAWEIRSGVVELRMTGYDVLKRVQMPAKIDRAPMRVPVALREDGSVHYRDYRTVPHGLTLGATESGKSVYQRNLVAGLATQDVALVGIDCKQGVELFPLARRFSALADNQDTALDLLEALVSHMESVYQLVREEQRISVNVPDAEIAADIWDLAEDLRPTPVVVLVDEVSELALFASKEEEKRRDRIITALVRLAQLGRAAGIYLEICGQRFGSELGKGITMLRAQLTGRTAHRVNDEASANMAFGDICPDAVMAAIQIPADAPGTAVAGDSTGGWSRIRSPHTSLRAAVNLCNKYAARTPDLPALAPFRPATTSSNSDAVVLNKASTTTA, from the coding sequence ATGGCCCGCCTCTCGGTCGTACTGCTGCTGGTCGTCGCCACCGCTCTCGTGCTGCGGTGGCGGCGTCCCGCCTGGTACTGGATGACCTTCGGGGTCGTCCTCGCCGCGCTGCGGGTCTTAGTCCGGTACGTCTCGGTCATGGACGCCTGTGGCCTGACGGTCCCGCCGCCGCGCTGGCGGCTCGCGCTCGCCCGCATGGCCAACCGCCCGGCCCCCGAGTCGCGTGCCCCACGCATCCTCCGTCTCCGACCGACCCGTACCGGGCTCGTCCTGCGGCTCAAACTCCGTCCCGGCCAGGACGTTTTCGACGTCTCCTCCGCCACCGACCGGCTCCGGCACTCCTTCGGGATGTACGGCGTCACCGCCTGGGAGATCCGCTCCGGGGTCGTAGAACTGCGGATGACGGGCTACGACGTGCTCAAGCGCGTGCAGATGCCCGCCAAGATCGACCGCGCTCCGATGCGCGTACCCGTCGCACTGCGCGAGGACGGATCGGTCCACTACCGCGACTACCGGACCGTCCCGCACGGACTCACGCTCGGGGCCACCGAGTCGGGCAAGTCCGTCTACCAGCGCAACCTGGTGGCCGGTCTCGCCACTCAGGACGTCGCGCTCGTCGGTATCGACTGCAAGCAGGGTGTCGAGCTGTTCCCGCTGGCCCGCCGCTTCTCCGCCCTCGCCGACAACCAGGACACTGCTCTCGATCTGCTCGAAGCGCTGGTCTCGCACATGGAGTCCGTCTACCAACTCGTCCGCGAGGAACAGCGCATCAGCGTGAACGTCCCGGACGCGGAGATCGCCGCCGACATCTGGGATCTGGCCGAGGACCTGCGTCCCACGCCCGTCGTGGTCCTGGTGGATGAAGTCTCCGAACTCGCGCTCTTCGCCTCCAAGGAGGAGGAGAAGCGCCGGGACCGGATCATCACCGCGCTCGTCCGTCTGGCCCAGCTCGGCCGTGCCGCCGGCATCTACCTGGAGATCTGCGGCCAGCGCTTCGGCTCCGAACTCGGCAAGGGCATCACCATGCTCCGGGCCCAACTCACCGGTCGTACGGCGCATCGCGTCAACGATGAGGCAAGCGCCAACATGGCGTTCGGCGACATCTGCCCGGACGCCGTAATGGCCGCCATCCAGATACCTGCCGACGCCCCCGGCACCGCGGTCGCCGGTGACTCGACCGGTGGCTGGTCACGCATCCGCTCCCCGCACACCTCGCTTCGTGCAGCGGTCAACCTCTGCAACAAGTACGCCGCCCGCACGCCGGACCTGCCCGCGCTCGCGCCCTTCCGGCCTGCCACCACCTCGTCGAACTCCGACGCCGTCGTGCTCAACAAGGCGTCCACCACGACTGCCTGA
- a CDS encoding helix-turn-helix domain-containing protein: MTTTVIERKWHTTAEVAQMLGYGLSKTKMLVLTGEICSVKDGRNRRILPRWVDEYIERRAREAEMEWSA, translated from the coding sequence ATGACCACCACTGTGATCGAGAGGAAGTGGCACACCACCGCCGAAGTCGCGCAGATGCTGGGCTACGGCCTGTCCAAGACCAAGATGCTCGTCCTCACCGGGGAGATCTGCTCGGTCAAGGACGGCCGCAACCGCCGCATCCTGCCGCGCTGGGTCGACGAGTACATCGAACGCCGTGCCCGTGAAGCCGAAATGGAGTGGTCGGCATGA
- a CDS encoding site-specific integrase: MVGMSGKRGNGEGSIYPYKNSFAAYVWVTTPDGKKKRKYVYGKTRDEVHDKWIKLHADAKKGPVATRHRTLSAFLSYWLESIVKPNLAPLSYVSYEGCVRLYIAPHLGTKRLDKLTVRDVREWLTKLTTTCQCCAQGKDAKRAPSRRRCCAAGECCEAYASRRVIQAARDALRAALTHAVAEEAIGKNVAALVKVPKPRRRRIKPWSAVEAGQFLADGVTREDPLLAAWVLVLCLGLRRGEVLGLTWKSIDFEAGELYVDHQIQRAGRQILHRETKTEESDDFLPLPALCLKALRMRRAQQTGDRKAAGDLWQDSHGLVFTTKYGTPIEPGNLTRMFALRARRAGLRVIPLRNTRHTCSSLLVALGVHPKVAQRILRHSQIAMTMEVYAEASEEEVRSALGKLSEAMGGTS; the protein is encoded by the coding sequence GTGGTCGGCATGAGCGGCAAGCGCGGCAATGGTGAAGGCTCGATCTACCCGTACAAGAACAGCTTCGCCGCCTACGTCTGGGTCACCACCCCCGACGGCAAGAAGAAGCGCAAGTACGTCTACGGCAAGACCCGCGATGAGGTCCACGACAAGTGGATCAAGCTCCATGCGGACGCAAAGAAGGGGCCGGTAGCTACTCGACACCGCACGCTCTCCGCCTTCCTGTCGTACTGGCTGGAGTCGATCGTGAAGCCGAACCTGGCTCCGCTCTCCTACGTCTCGTACGAGGGCTGCGTACGGCTCTACATCGCTCCCCACCTCGGCACGAAGCGGCTGGACAAGCTCACCGTCCGGGATGTGCGCGAATGGCTGACGAAGCTGACGACCACCTGCCAGTGCTGCGCCCAGGGGAAGGACGCCAAGAGGGCTCCCAGCCGCCGGCGCTGCTGTGCGGCCGGAGAGTGCTGTGAGGCGTATGCATCCCGCCGGGTGATCCAAGCCGCTCGCGATGCGCTGCGGGCCGCCCTGACGCACGCGGTCGCCGAAGAGGCGATCGGGAAGAACGTCGCCGCCCTGGTGAAGGTGCCCAAGCCGAGGCGTCGCCGGATCAAGCCGTGGTCCGCGGTCGAAGCGGGGCAGTTCCTCGCGGACGGGGTGACTCGTGAGGATCCCCTCTTGGCGGCCTGGGTGCTCGTGCTGTGCCTCGGGCTTCGCCGCGGCGAGGTGCTGGGCCTCACCTGGAAGTCGATCGACTTCGAGGCAGGTGAGCTGTACGTGGATCACCAGATCCAGCGGGCGGGGCGTCAGATCCTCCACCGTGAGACCAAGACAGAGGAGTCGGACGACTTCCTGCCACTGCCGGCGCTCTGCCTCAAAGCCCTCCGGATGCGGCGCGCTCAGCAGACCGGTGATCGGAAGGCGGCTGGTGATCTCTGGCAGGACAGTCACGGGCTGGTCTTCACGACGAAGTACGGCACGCCGATCGAGCCGGGGAACCTGACGCGGATGTTCGCGCTGCGTGCTCGCCGCGCCGGCCTCCGGGTCATCCCGTTGCGGAACACCCGGCACACCTGCAGCTCGCTCCTGGTCGCCCTCGGCGTCCACCCCAAGGTGGCTCAGCGCATCCTGCGGCACTCGCAGATCGCGATGACGATGGAGGTCTACGCCGAGGCGAGTGAGGAAGAGGTCCGCTCGGCCCTCGGCAAGCTCTCCGAAGCGATGGGTGGCACCAGCTGA
- a CDS encoding SSI family serine proteinase inhibitor, translated as MPYRRTSSSLFASAATAATTAALSATGAVVSAATVLALAAPAASAAPIPLPHYRSVDGITGAGHHASAGDRQRPVGDGQRPVGDRTPDAPHDSAGHRTPDAPHGSAGHRAPDAPRDPAGHDTSADPSDPARHRPTGGQDATAPQYPAPASVDHLTLTVRGTGSPRTDGTFELYCHPARGSHPHAKKACEKLDGMTRWGRDPFAPVPQGANCTMIYGGPATAHITGTWAGRPVNADFRRTNGCEIGRWSSFEPLLPSTR; from the coding sequence ATGCCGTACCGCCGGACGTCTTCTTCCCTCTTCGCCTCGGCCGCGACCGCCGCCACTACTGCCGCGCTCTCCGCCACCGGGGCCGTCGTCTCCGCCGCCACCGTGCTGGCCCTGGCCGCGCCCGCCGCGTCGGCCGCCCCGATTCCGCTGCCGCACTACCGGTCCGTGGACGGGATCACCGGTGCCGGGCATCACGCCTCCGCCGGCGACCGGCAGCGCCCGGTCGGCGACGGGCAGCGCCCGGTCGGCGATCGCACCCCCGACGCTCCCCACGACTCGGCGGGTCATCGCACCCCTGACGCTCCCCATGGCTCGGCAGGTCATCGCGCCCCCGACGCCCCCCGCGACCCGGCAGGTCACGACACCTCTGCCGACCCGAGCGACCCCGCCCGCCACCGCCCCACGGGCGGCCAGGACGCGACGGCGCCCCAGTACCCCGCCCCCGCCTCCGTCGACCACCTCACCCTCACCGTCCGCGGCACCGGCTCGCCGCGTACCGATGGGACCTTCGAGCTGTACTGCCACCCCGCGCGCGGCAGCCACCCGCACGCCAAGAAGGCCTGCGAGAAGCTGGACGGGATGACGAGATGGGGCAGGGACCCGTTCGCTCCGGTTCCGCAGGGGGCGAACTGCACGATGATTTACGGCGGCCCGGCCACCGCTCACATCACCGGGACCTGGGCGGGGCGGCCCGTCAACGCGGATTTCCGGCGCACCAATGGGTGTGAGATCGGCCGCTGGAGCAGCTTCGAACCCCTGCTCCCGTCCACCCGTTGA
- a CDS encoding NUDIX hydrolase — protein sequence MLLYMSNSASEAQSTPLHSVSVAGVVVREDGKLLTIRRADNGAWELPGGVLELDEPPEAGVRREVWEETGIHVEVDELTGVYKNTTRGIVALVFRCKPVGGEERTSNESTAVTWLTPDEVAESMSEVYAVRFLDALDGAGPHVRSHDGKRLTPVR from the coding sequence ATGCTCCTGTACATGAGTAACAGCGCCTCGGAAGCCCAGTCAACGCCACTGCATTCCGTGTCCGTGGCCGGAGTGGTGGTCCGCGAGGACGGCAAGCTTCTAACGATCCGGCGGGCCGACAACGGTGCTTGGGAACTCCCGGGCGGGGTGCTCGAACTCGACGAGCCCCCGGAGGCCGGCGTACGGCGCGAGGTCTGGGAAGAGACGGGCATCCACGTCGAGGTGGACGAGCTCACCGGGGTGTACAAGAACACGACACGAGGCATCGTGGCCCTGGTCTTCCGCTGCAAGCCTGTAGGCGGCGAGGAGCGGACGTCCAACGAGTCGACGGCGGTCACCTGGCTCACACCCGACGAGGTGGCGGAGTCCATGTCCGAGGTCTACGCGGTCCGGTTCCTGGATGCCTTGGACGGGGCGGGCCCTCACGTGCGGAGCCATGACGGCAAGCGGCTGACGCCGGTGCGATAG
- the repSA gene encoding replication initiator protein RepSA — protein sequence MTDHTHVRGRSPVPDTLLDPTTLGDLLRVASAPDYDRWADQIHRTGGCSDPIHLTGWTLTKDRTSGETLHHYSTATEPGGRLRLACGNRRASRCPACAWTYAGDTYHLIRAGLAGDDRRDIPAAVREHPRVLTTLTAPSFGPVHNRPDRDVCRCGTQHHTDDPALGTALDPETYDYAAAVLFNNHAGDLWQRFTTRLRRELAARAGLTQRDLKESARLSYGKVAEFQKRGALHFHAVIRIDGPDGPGTPPPFWASVGLLTDAIRAAAAHSYTSVTAPAAGGQPARTFRWGTQLDVRPVKAFGDGSDITEQAVASYVAKYATKAAETTGTLDRRIGELAELDRHQVPEHTRRLISACKTLDPLYPDRRLWAWAHMLGFRGHFSSKSRRYSTTLGDLRAARADFRAAQERQALGLEPPEPDTVLVLTDWQYVGHGHTPGESALAATIARDIQTNRETARQARAELQAEEGDDWS from the coding sequence ATGACCGACCACACCCACGTACGTGGGAGGTCGCCCGTGCCTGACACGCTCCTCGACCCGACCACCCTCGGCGACCTGCTGAGGGTGGCCTCGGCCCCCGACTACGACCGCTGGGCCGACCAGATCCACCGCACCGGCGGCTGCTCCGACCCCATCCACCTCACCGGCTGGACCCTCACCAAGGACCGCACCTCGGGCGAGACCCTGCACCACTACTCGACCGCCACCGAACCCGGCGGACGACTCCGCCTCGCCTGCGGCAACCGCCGCGCCTCCCGCTGCCCCGCCTGCGCCTGGACCTACGCCGGGGACACCTACCACCTCATCCGCGCCGGCCTGGCCGGAGACGACCGCCGCGACATCCCCGCCGCCGTCCGCGAACACCCCCGCGTCCTCACCACCCTCACCGCGCCCTCCTTCGGCCCCGTGCACAACCGGCCCGACCGAGACGTCTGCCGCTGCGGCACACAGCACCACACGGACGATCCGGCGCTCGGCACCGCCCTGGACCCCGAGACGTACGACTACGCCGCCGCCGTCCTGTTCAACAACCACGCGGGCGACCTCTGGCAACGCTTCACCACCCGACTCCGCCGCGAACTGGCCGCCCGCGCCGGCCTCACCCAACGCGACCTCAAGGAATCGGCCCGCCTCTCCTACGGCAAGGTCGCCGAGTTCCAGAAGCGCGGCGCCCTCCACTTCCACGCGGTGATCCGCATCGACGGACCGGACGGGCCCGGAACACCGCCGCCGTTCTGGGCAAGCGTCGGCCTACTGACCGACGCGATCCGCGCCGCCGCCGCGCACTCCTACACCTCGGTCACAGCCCCGGCTGCCGGGGGCCAGCCCGCCCGAACCTTCCGCTGGGGCACGCAGCTCGACGTACGGCCGGTCAAGGCATTCGGTGACGGCTCCGACATCACCGAACAGGCCGTGGCCTCCTACGTCGCGAAGTACGCGACCAAAGCCGCCGAAACCACCGGCACCCTCGACCGCCGCATCGGCGAACTCGCCGAACTGGACCGCCACCAGGTCCCCGAACACACCCGCCGCCTGATCAGCGCGTGCAAAACCCTGGACCCGCTCTACCCGGACCGCCGCCTCTGGGCCTGGGCTCACATGCTCGGCTTCCGCGGCCACTTCTCCTCCAAGTCCCGCCGCTACTCGACCACCCTCGGCGACCTCCGTGCGGCCCGCGCCGACTTCCGCGCCGCCCAGGAACGCCAAGCCCTCGGCCTCGAACCACCGGAGCCGGACACCGTCCTCGTCCTGACCGACTGGCAGTACGTCGGCCACGGCCACACCCCCGGCGAGTCCGCCCTTGCCGCCACCATCGCCCGCGACATCCAGACCAACCGCGAAACCGCACGCCAAGCACGCGCCGAACTCCAAGCCGAAGAAGGAGACGACTGGTCATGA
- a CDS encoding DUF2637 domain-containing protein, whose translation MRRIRPDAVLVQAVIAGALSFAHLHDLAAAAGQEGWKAWAYPISVDLLLVAAWRRLRNDGPSRLAWCWFLIALVASLGANVATAGFLDLQHPPGWLRFGVAGWPALAFLGGTLLAHTRGVAEAADPDPSADVTPVSAPALPAEPPAEPPELNATDLPAAEPPSEPPRPAPAPGPVPAALVAHARKVADEHRARTGDRIDTDTLRARLGVPPQLADSIAAQLT comes from the coding sequence ATGAGACGCATTCGCCCGGACGCCGTCCTCGTACAAGCTGTCATCGCCGGGGCGCTCTCTTTCGCCCACCTTCACGACCTGGCCGCCGCTGCCGGACAGGAGGGCTGGAAGGCGTGGGCCTACCCGATCAGCGTCGACCTGCTGCTGGTCGCGGCATGGCGGCGACTCCGCAACGACGGCCCGTCCCGACTCGCCTGGTGCTGGTTCCTGATCGCCCTGGTGGCCTCGCTCGGCGCCAACGTCGCGACCGCCGGATTTCTCGACCTCCAGCACCCGCCCGGCTGGCTGCGCTTCGGCGTCGCTGGATGGCCTGCCCTCGCCTTCCTTGGCGGGACCCTGCTGGCCCATACGCGGGGTGTGGCCGAAGCCGCCGATCCCGACCCGTCGGCCGACGTGACTCCGGTATCCGCTCCGGCCCTGCCAGCTGAACCTCCGGCCGAACCACCCGAGTTGAACGCCACCGACCTCCCCGCGGCTGAACCACCTTCCGAACCGCCCCGGCCCGCCCCAGCACCTGGACCCGTCCCGGCCGCGCTCGTCGCCCACGCCCGCAAGGTCGCCGACGAACACCGCGCCCGGACCGGGGACCGGATCGACACCGACACCCTGCGGGCCCGCCTCGGTGTCCCACCCCAGCTCGCCGACTCCATCGCCGCCCAACTCACCTGA
- a CDS encoding GntR family transcriptional regulator gives MGTAVGGGRAVPRYVQIADDIVQQIRAGVLKPGEMVPSESELVERYGVAGGTIRKAMVEVRASGLVETRHGKGSIVKDRPPVRHRSSDRFRRSHRQGGKAAYLAESAQSGATAKVSVLYIGPMEVPEDVAGRLGVEHSTQVLARRRLYFRNGTPVETASSYLPWDVVKDIPELFAENPGGGGIYARLEDHGHEFAEFVETLQARPATKAEASELALSPGAPVVHLVREALTTEGRVVEVCDTLMAADQFVFSYRIPATD, from the coding sequence ATGGGAACCGCGGTAGGAGGGGGCAGGGCCGTACCTCGATACGTGCAGATCGCCGACGACATCGTGCAGCAGATCAGGGCTGGGGTCCTCAAGCCCGGCGAGATGGTGCCGAGTGAATCCGAGCTGGTCGAGCGCTACGGCGTTGCGGGCGGCACGATCCGTAAGGCGATGGTGGAGGTCCGTGCGAGCGGCCTGGTGGAGACCCGCCACGGCAAGGGCTCGATCGTGAAGGACCGACCGCCGGTACGGCACCGTTCCTCCGACCGCTTCCGGCGCTCGCACCGGCAGGGCGGCAAGGCTGCGTATCTGGCGGAGTCCGCGCAGTCGGGTGCCACGGCCAAGGTCAGCGTGCTGTACATCGGTCCCATGGAGGTTCCGGAGGACGTGGCCGGTCGCCTCGGAGTCGAGCACAGTACTCAGGTCCTTGCCCGCCGGCGTCTGTACTTCCGTAACGGCACTCCGGTCGAGACGGCCAGCTCGTACCTGCCGTGGGATGTCGTGAAGGACATCCCTGAGCTGTTTGCCGAGAACCCCGGTGGTGGCGGCATCTACGCCCGACTCGAAGACCACGGGCATGAGTTCGCCGAGTTCGTCGAGACCTTGCAGGCCCGGCCGGCTACCAAGGCCGAAGCGTCCGAGCTGGCGCTCAGCCCCGGCGCCCCCGTCGTGCATCTCGTCCGTGAGGCGCTGACGACCGAGGGCCGCGTGGTGGAGGTCTGCGACACCCTCATGGCCGCTGACCAGTTCGTTTTCAGCTACCGCATCCCTGCCACGGACTGA
- a CDS encoding SpdD-like protein — protein MFRPKVPTNPTPTGLVVPLTVEPTATVQHTPPPAPVAQASTRRPAVQLTPGTAIALVGGGTAVALVVGTVLVSMLLAVAISGVSVAVCAVVLRSLLASGRTHR, from the coding sequence ATGTTCCGTCCCAAGGTCCCGACCAACCCGACGCCCACCGGACTCGTCGTTCCGCTCACCGTCGAACCGACCGCCACCGTGCAGCACACCCCGCCGCCGGCCCCGGTAGCTCAGGCATCGACGCGCCGCCCCGCGGTTCAACTCACGCCCGGTACCGCTATCGCCCTCGTCGGCGGCGGCACGGCCGTGGCCCTGGTCGTCGGCACCGTCCTGGTCTCGATGCTCCTGGCGGTCGCCATCAGCGGGGTGTCCGTCGCCGTCTGCGCGGTCGTCCTCCGCTCGCTGCTCGCCTCCGGGCGCACACACCGCTGA